From Quercus lobata isolate SW786 chromosome 11, ValleyOak3.0 Primary Assembly, whole genome shotgun sequence:
CAACTCTTGTATGATGACACTCTTGCTCTTCCACCTAAAACATTTAATTGgagtaattttgattttaccctataaagttttaaaattttgatctaCTCCCGTAACGTTAGGTATTGTTTGGATTTGCTTGCTTCTGTCAATGCACCATGCCTAACTAtccattagagttctaaattaatcaaaataacCTCAAATATTAAGGGTGCAAAACCAAATCAATTACAAACATAGAAGGTGTCATTGGGGTGCCAATTTGGCATTTAATGAAAGGCCAGACATAGTGTATTGATGGAAGGGAGCAAATCCAAACAATACCTAACTTTAGGAGAGtggatcaaaattttgaaaatttaagggGCGAGATTGAAATTATTACAAAGTTTAGGggtataatttgcaatttagtAGAATTATTAAGTTTGATGCAAGGGCTTTGAGATGAATTTAGCAAGAATTTGATTCGAAAAATGAAGTGTTCTatagttttttaatattgaGTCTATGCTAATGCTCATAGGAGCAAAGACGGAGGTAGGACTTCAAGTTAGGGGGTAgaagtattaaaaaaagtaataataataaaaaaaataaaaaagcaaattgttttttcttaataCATTGCAATGAAATCTTTTATGAAAAAGGAAACTTGGCATCTGTCTTTGATGCTTGTGTTTGCTACTGGCTaagagcaaaattattttgtttaaaattttttaaaaggttaggttgtttgttttggataaaatttgttgattgcatttaatttttttagctttactattggtaatttttgttattaagctaatttttttagacttgttaactttatttaaaattttagatccataataatttttttatggcctttaGAATTAAATGGAGACcaagtgtaattttttaaaaccaaattgctAATTTAGTTCCATGGAAGGCCagcatatttttattaactcATGATCTGTTTATTCGTGACACAGTGGTTGATCGAACACTCAAATTTCATGAACAATATGGTCTATCTGGGGAGCGACTCATATCAAGGATTGGTCACCCCAATTCTAGCCCAAGATATTATAAATGGTAACTTATATTGATCACAAGCATCTAATAGAGCTTACCTCAATGAATCAAGTCTCTGGTATACTCAATATTAATCGCAATCTTCAAACttgattcttttttattgaGTTGCAGGCAATGAAGCAGGAATTGAGCCTCAAGTGAATATCAAAGTACACAATCAAATTATTGGACttgaatttctctctctctctctctctctttttttttttttaataatataaatccTTTTCATTTGGTATTTCGATGAATATTAGAATATAATGTTCTTCAAAATAATGCAAGGGACTCTCGCTTGGATGCCCACATACAAATTCAGATCTCGAAGATAACACAATAGTAACATTTGCACACCGAATGGCTCTAATATCAGATGCAATGTATAAGGTAGTTAagacaaggtttttttttttttttttgataacaagtTAAGACAAAGTTTTGATAAGTAACTAAAACTAGCTAATTGGATTTCATTTGCGTTTCACATTTTGGCTATCATCTTCATAGTTGTTCTTGTTAAGTGCTATTTCAGTCAGCCAAAACTAGTTGCAATGGGAATTACATCGATTCGACAAATCCAAAATGCACCGAGGCAGTTGCATCAATATCCCAGGTTGGATAGAGTATCACTTATGTTTATTATAACATCATAGATTTTGGTCGATTATATGGGCACCAAGAATGAGTGTTCGTTAATCTGAATATTTAGTGCATAGAGCAAGTAAATGAAGCAGATATCTTGGGTCCCAATTGTGCGTTCGTATCACCAAAACCTAAAGAAGGTGCTCAAGGAGTTCTTAAAGAAAACTCAAGAAATTTCATCCTACCATGGTCTAGGAATGGAGACTTTTGGTGCAAAgtaaaattctctctctcacattcttgcaccttttttattttttatttttttctgtgGATAAAGCAACATTCTTGCActtgttataacttataaatgCTCATTCATCCACTGGTTATAAATGTAAGACTGTACAATAGTGGAACTAATTTTATTCATTGTTTTATTTGTCACTTTATTTTTGCAGAATTTTGATTATATTCTCTTTGACATATGGATAAATTATAAAAGTGTCCAAGATGCTCTTCATGTTCGACCGGTAAGTAATTCTTGATAGTACAGTACAATGACAAACAACAAGTTTGAGGACACAAAccttttcttttacaaaataaacatccacatcaacaattaaaaaagaaattgtgaatATTTTAAGTATACTATCAATGAAAAGCAAATGGGTGCTAAATAAGTAATTCTTGATAGTTCAATACAATGTAAAACAAGTTTCAgaacaaattttcttttacaaaataacATTCCCatcaacaattaaaaaagaaattgtgaatATTTTAAGTACTATCAATGAAAAGCTGATGGGCGCTAAGCTACTTGTATTGTGAGTTATCTCTACAGGGAACAGTCAAAGAAGTCTTTAGATGCAACATCACCTTGAAGTCGGAGTACTCCTTCAATGTCAAAGATGCGTTTCcctattataaaaatttgaccAGCTCAGGCTTGCAAATCTTGGTTTTCAGGTACCAATCTGCAAGATCACTGCACTAAgtatttatttgtattaattattactAATGCTATTACAAATATAAAACCAAACTGAAATATAAGAATTagttacataattaaattacaGCAATTTAAATTGTATGTGCCagataattaataattttattcatATCTACAATTTTACTCTTGCAGTGGCGATCATGACATGACTGTCACACATATTGCTGTTGAACAATGGATTAATTCTCTAGATTTGACAATTGATACTGAATGGAGACCATGGTTTGTTGATGGTCAGGTTGCAGGGTGAGTTTATAAGATATGATATCGGACATAAGCATTTTGTTtccttccattttctttttcccacttAAAACTAGGGCTTTActattattgttgttttcttATTGTTAATAATGTGTATATTATTCTCTAGGTACACAAGGAGATATACAAATAGCGGATATCGTTTGACATATGCAACTATAAAGGCAAGGAAAAGAACCATAATTTTTTACTTCATTAAaaagttttcatttatttatgcaagcaattaattaaaataaaataaaataacattaattcttttaaatttgtgtAGGGAGCTGGACACTCTCCAACAGAGTATAAACGCAAGGAATGTTATG
This genomic window contains:
- the LOC115967914 gene encoding serine carboxypeptidase-like 18, which gives rise to MSSKSSSVCLYLLLLLLVSGTRTAVSHWIVKTLPGFPGELPFKLETGYISVGEVEFFYYFIESEGNPGADPLLLYFNGGPGCSALNGFLYQIGPLKFNITDYTGGLPTLIYEPNTWTKTANVLFLDAPVGAGFSYATISEAWSESDTKVAAQAYEFLRNWLIEHSNFMNNMVYLGSDSYQGLVTPILAQDIINGNEAGIEPQVNIKGLSLGCPHTNSDLEDNTIVTFAHRMALISDAMYKSAKTSCNGNYIDSTNPKCTEAVASISQCIEQVNEADILGPNCAFVSPKPKEGAQGVLKENSRNFILPWSRNGDFWCKNFDYILFDIWINYKSVQDALHVRPGTVKEVFRCNITLKSEYSFNVKDAFPYYKNLTSSGLQILVFSGDHDMTVTHIAVEQWINSLDLTIDTEWRPWFVDGQVAGYTRRYTNSGYRLTYATIKGAGHSPTEYKRKECYDMFHRWIHYYPL